From Leptospira stimsonii, a single genomic window includes:
- a CDS encoding 50S ribosomal protein L11 methyltransferase, translated as MRYREIILTIPKEIADDFTNFLDEAGVAGYYEILFDREVPRAPDEEIISDDTKFRVYLAEEDKENETKILIFLKVNAGENFFLESRWIETKEYEEAYKEFYKPFVIGSYRVIPTWEKDIAVSTTPPGIIPLLINPGLAFGTGHHETTRLVLGRMGNLGLSGKRVLDVGTGSGILSVAAAKSGASHILAVDIDPNGVRSATFNRDDNEISPEILKVEEGGFDFEPIQKEEWDLLIANITFAVLKANIQKIASVKTHHFLFSGVITERKEEFIKLLTEVVGGEGVFFQEDTGWELIEWKRKG; from the coding sequence TTGAGATACAGAGAAATCATTCTAACCATACCGAAAGAAATCGCGGACGATTTTACAAACTTCTTAGACGAGGCGGGAGTCGCAGGATACTACGAGATCCTCTTTGATCGGGAAGTGCCGCGCGCTCCCGACGAGGAAATCATTTCGGACGATACCAAGTTTCGCGTTTATTTGGCGGAAGAAGACAAGGAGAATGAAACCAAAATTCTTATCTTCTTAAAGGTGAACGCCGGAGAAAACTTCTTCTTAGAATCCCGCTGGATCGAGACAAAAGAATACGAAGAAGCGTATAAAGAATTTTATAAACCCTTCGTGATCGGATCCTATCGTGTGATTCCGACTTGGGAAAAAGACATCGCGGTCAGCACCACACCGCCCGGGATCATTCCTTTGCTCATCAATCCGGGACTAGCATTCGGAACAGGACATCACGAAACTACGCGCCTGGTTTTGGGAAGAATGGGAAACCTCGGACTTTCCGGAAAACGTGTGTTAGACGTGGGAACCGGCTCTGGAATTTTGAGCGTGGCCGCCGCAAAGTCGGGAGCGTCTCATATCCTCGCGGTCGACATCGATCCGAACGGAGTGAGATCCGCGACCTTCAATCGGGACGACAACGAAATATCCCCCGAGATTTTAAAAGTGGAAGAGGGCGGTTTCGACTTTGAGCCGATCCAAAAAGAAGAATGGGATCTGCTCATCGCAAACATCACCTTTGCAGTATTAAAAGCGAATATTCAAAAAATTGCATCTGTAAAAACGCATCATTTTCTCTTTAGCGGCGTGATCACGGAAAGAAAGGAAGAATTTATAAAACTCCTAACAGAAGTTGTGGGCGGAGAAGGCGTATTCTTTCAAGAAGACACGGGCTGGGAATTGATCGAATGGAAAAGAAAAGGATAA
- a CDS encoding PrsW family glutamic-type intramembrane protease: MNVDVALLGFVSILPWGFFLILLFPGKNTPQRIFIILLALFLGYLSTEIVLKLHPIFWPDVKMAAPKRAGHILTQTAHIAFIQAGMMEEFCKGILILFAGLLLAFDWKTYTFRKEMVLIGGFVALGFAGIENANYIFNAKEEDRIAMFVGRTIRSSNAHFLINLCFALAFVKSNRKEPREKTVYLFLAFLLAVSQHGLFNFFVLPQSRFGGWLSTALFIGIWVWIVKDFRTYISEDEILDDRVVDAEILDTTRETS, from the coding sequence ATGAACGTAGACGTTGCACTCCTCGGGTTTGTCTCCATTCTTCCTTGGGGATTCTTCTTGATCCTTCTTTTTCCGGGAAAGAATACTCCGCAGAGAATATTCATAATTCTTCTCGCGCTTTTTTTGGGTTATCTTTCCACCGAGATCGTTTTAAAGTTACATCCGATCTTTTGGCCGGACGTGAAGATGGCCGCTCCCAAAAGAGCGGGACATATCCTCACACAAACGGCTCACATCGCGTTCATCCAAGCGGGGATGATGGAAGAATTTTGTAAGGGAATATTGATTCTTTTTGCGGGACTTCTTCTCGCGTTTGATTGGAAGACTTACACGTTTCGTAAAGAAATGGTTTTGATCGGAGGATTTGTCGCGCTCGGATTTGCAGGAATCGAAAACGCGAATTACATCTTCAACGCGAAGGAAGAAGATAGAATTGCGATGTTCGTCGGTCGGACGATTCGATCTTCGAACGCTCACTTTCTCATCAATCTTTGTTTTGCCCTTGCCTTCGTAAAATCGAATCGAAAGGAACCGAGAGAAAAAACGGTCTATCTTTTTTTGGCGTTTTTACTCGCGGTCTCTCAACACGGACTCTTCAACTTTTTTGTTCTTCCTCAATCTCGTTTTGGAGGATGGCTTTCCACGGCGCTCTTCATCGGAATCTGGGTCTGGATCGTAAAAGACTTTCGGACATACATCTCTGAGGACGAAATCCTAGATGACAGAGTGGTCGACGCGGAAATTTTGGATACGACCCGGGAAACAAGTTGA
- a CDS encoding energy transducer TonB family protein: protein MSWSSPFLGLGIFFPLGVLFAFPKGKEIRSSAFGSLLFQIFCWSILYPLEISAILFPVVEAFVRSLVMELGEWLIGFYVLIGLILLFAHSSSLRKERERQSKSKRGKVVEEEKIERFHFKILVLLVAGYLTSKLVFQDPYRLEYGQLGIVEDSFLYFFSVLIAGDTLLSRGKPFFLFRRPWRMFEKQTRVARFSGFQGEWGRRKEKYAKLRDWIFPGWGHIYLGNLWKGFSILFLFLLLLLFFATAFFSWLEPAHGIRFLMSMGLKPGIRDQKFFAIASSVVPALVILTGIVGIHLLSRFLLNRTIQTKPESEETSPRTVFISNLSYSILLHLILISLVLIIPVTLQRKKEQKEQERQRTHFTPENLEFYFIDPNLPDQVEGLNGGVVSGTETPTQKEGDKIPDDKPADEGRVKGEVRQVRGKKLPSTYSNYISAKMRGPESFMEYWRRAPKNYSSVVAYTVTPDGEVVDVDLVEASGYPEQDQMTLELIESLSPLMPPPGTKGYVRVTELFWNGSIDPEAMPTPLQKELVMMYDGRYMEEL from the coding sequence TTGTCCTGGAGTTCCCCCTTTCTGGGTCTGGGAATCTTTTTTCCTTTGGGGGTTCTCTTTGCCTTTCCAAAGGGAAAAGAAATCCGTTCCTCCGCTTTTGGATCTCTCCTCTTTCAGATCTTCTGCTGGAGTATTCTTTATCCTCTGGAAATTTCCGCGATCCTCTTTCCCGTTGTAGAAGCCTTCGTTCGTTCTCTCGTAATGGAATTGGGAGAATGGTTGATCGGGTTCTACGTCTTGATCGGGTTGATTCTTCTTTTTGCACATTCTTCTTCACTTCGAAAAGAAAGGGAACGTCAGTCGAAATCGAAACGTGGAAAGGTGGTCGAGGAAGAAAAGATCGAAAGATTTCACTTTAAGATTCTTGTTCTTCTCGTGGCGGGTTATCTTACGTCCAAGCTCGTCTTTCAAGATCCGTATCGTCTGGAATACGGTCAGTTAGGAATCGTAGAAGACAGCTTTTTGTATTTTTTCTCCGTCCTCATCGCAGGAGACACGCTCCTCAGTCGAGGCAAACCGTTCTTTCTTTTTCGAAGACCTTGGAGAATGTTTGAAAAACAGACGCGCGTCGCGCGCTTCTCAGGCTTTCAGGGAGAATGGGGTCGCAGAAAGGAAAAATACGCCAAGTTAAGAGATTGGATCTTTCCGGGATGGGGACATATCTATCTCGGAAATCTCTGGAAGGGATTTTCGATACTCTTTTTGTTTCTTCTCTTACTTTTGTTTTTTGCGACTGCTTTTTTCTCCTGGCTCGAACCGGCGCACGGAATCCGTTTCCTTATGTCCATGGGTTTGAAACCGGGGATCCGAGATCAGAAATTTTTTGCGATCGCTTCGAGTGTTGTACCGGCGCTCGTGATTCTTACGGGTATCGTCGGGATTCATCTTCTTTCCCGGTTTCTTCTGAATCGAACGATCCAAACAAAGCCTGAGTCCGAAGAAACAAGCCCGAGAACCGTATTCATTAGTAATCTCTCATACAGTATTCTTCTTCATTTGATTTTGATTTCCCTGGTTTTGATCATTCCCGTGACACTTCAGAGAAAGAAGGAACAGAAAGAACAGGAAAGACAAAGAACTCATTTTACTCCGGAGAATCTGGAATTCTACTTTATCGATCCCAATCTTCCGGACCAAGTCGAAGGTTTGAACGGAGGAGTCGTTTCGGGAACCGAAACTCCGACTCAAAAAGAAGGGGATAAAATTCCGGACGACAAACCCGCGGACGAGGGAAGGGTCAAAGGGGAAGTCCGCCAGGTTCGAGGAAAAAAATTACCTTCGACGTATTCGAATTATATCTCCGCGAAGATGAGAGGTCCCGAATCCTTTATGGAATATTGGAGAAGGGCTCCTAAAAACTATTCTTCCGTCGTCGCTTATACGGTAACCCCCGACGGAGAAGTCGTGGACGTGGACCTTGTGGAAGCCTCCGGTTATCCAGAACAAGATCAGATGACCTTGGAACTCATAGAAAGTCTTTCTCCTCTCATGCCGCCTCCGGGAACGAAAGGATATGTAAGAGTCACGGAACTTTTTTGGAACGGAAGTATCGATCCGGAAGCGATGCCGACCCCGCTTCAGAAGGAACTCGTGATGATGTATGACGGACGTTATATGGAGGAACTATGA
- a CDS encoding glycine--tRNA ligase, whose translation MEKKESLDSSLKEIVSVCKRRGFVYPGSEIYGGLSNTFDYGPYGVELLQNLKQLWWKYFVHLREDVVGLDSSILLNPKVWEASGHVSNFTDPLIDCKNCKTRIRADKFLEDQKGEGFATGLTLEKMNEVIKENNFACPNCGQRGTFTEARDFNLMFKTSHGASAEDALDIYLRPETAQGIFLNFKNVVSTTRRKIPFGIAQIGKSFRNEIMARQFVFRTREFEQMEMEFFCEPGTQKEWFKHWVDYCMKWLTDQVGIKKENLRVREHEKEELSFYSEGTSDIEFKYNFGWGELWGIASRTDYDLNQHQKFSGEDLKYQDQVQNKKFVPFVVEPALGVNRLFLAVVTDAYEEEKLPDGEVRTVLRFSPKIAPVKAAVFPLMKKDGLPEKSREIFADLAKLGNIEYDDGGAIGKRYRRQDEIGTPFCITVDYDTLKDNTVTVRERDSMSQERVSVDKLATWLFERL comes from the coding sequence ATGGAAAAGAAAGAAAGTCTCGATTCCTCTTTGAAGGAAATCGTATCCGTCTGTAAACGTAGAGGGTTTGTCTATCCCGGTTCTGAAATTTACGGAGGACTCTCAAACACCTTCGATTACGGTCCTTACGGAGTCGAACTTCTCCAAAACTTAAAACAACTCTGGTGGAAGTATTTTGTTCACTTAAGAGAAGACGTCGTCGGACTGGATTCTTCCATTCTTCTCAACCCAAAAGTCTGGGAAGCGTCCGGACACGTTTCCAACTTCACCGATCCCTTGATCGATTGTAAGAATTGTAAGACCCGAATCCGCGCGGACAAGTTCCTGGAAGACCAAAAGGGAGAAGGTTTTGCGACCGGTCTCACTTTGGAGAAGATGAACGAGGTGATCAAGGAAAACAATTTCGCCTGCCCGAACTGCGGACAAAGGGGAACGTTCACCGAAGCGAGGGACTTCAATCTGATGTTCAAGACCTCTCACGGAGCGAGCGCGGAAGACGCATTGGATATCTATCTTCGTCCTGAAACCGCCCAAGGTATCTTTTTAAATTTTAAGAATGTGGTCTCAACGACCAGAAGAAAGATTCCTTTTGGAATCGCTCAGATTGGAAAGTCATTCCGAAACGAAATCATGGCTCGTCAGTTCGTCTTTCGAACGAGAGAATTCGAACAGATGGAGATGGAATTCTTCTGCGAACCCGGAACTCAGAAAGAATGGTTCAAACACTGGGTGGATTATTGTATGAAATGGCTCACCGATCAGGTAGGAATCAAAAAAGAAAACCTAAGAGTGAGGGAACACGAGAAAGAAGAATTATCCTTCTACAGCGAAGGAACCTCGGATATAGAATTCAAATACAACTTCGGCTGGGGTGAACTCTGGGGAATCGCTTCCAGGACCGACTACGATCTAAACCAACACCAAAAATTTTCCGGAGAAGACCTGAAGTATCAAGACCAGGTTCAAAATAAGAAGTTCGTTCCTTTTGTCGTTGAACCCGCGTTAGGTGTGAATCGGCTTTTTCTCGCGGTCGTAACCGACGCTTACGAAGAGGAAAAACTTCCCGACGGAGAAGTCCGAACCGTTCTTCGTTTTTCTCCCAAGATCGCTCCCGTAAAAGCCGCCGTATTTCCTCTGATGAAAAAAGACGGTCTTCCGGAAAAATCCAGAGAGATCTTTGCGGATCTCGCAAAACTCGGCAACATCGAATACGACGACGGAGGCGCGATCGGGAAAAGATACAGAAGACAAGACGAGATTGGAACTCCTTTTTGTATAACAGTAGATTATGATACTCTAAAAGACAACACAGTCACCGTAAGAGAACGGGACAGCATGTCTCAAGAAAGAGTTTCTGTTGACAAACTTGCAACTTGGTTGTTCGAGAGATTGTGA
- a CDS encoding adenylate kinase, with the protein MKRIAVFGKPGGGKSTLSKKLATTLGIKLYPLDLIEYNTDGTKKPIEEYNESHRDLLNKENWIIEGFGTLESFWMRMDFADTLVYVDLPYWQHYWLTTKRLLKSPFVKPEGWPKGSSVLKGTLSSWKYLRLSPSFWTSDFLDKLKTKAKGKTLYQLKSISELNEFIENKLD; encoded by the coding sequence ATGAAACGAATAGCAGTCTTTGGTAAACCGGGCGGCGGAAAGTCTACACTGAGCAAGAAATTGGCGACGACTTTAGGAATCAAATTATATCCCTTAGATTTAATTGAATATAATACAGATGGCACAAAAAAACCCATCGAAGAGTACAATGAATCTCATAGAGACCTTTTAAACAAAGAAAACTGGATCATTGAGGGCTTCGGAACCTTAGAATCTTTTTGGATGAGAATGGATTTCGCCGATACACTCGTTTACGTTGATTTACCTTATTGGCAACACTATTGGTTAACCACGAAGCGGTTACTCAAAAGTCCTTTTGTCAAACCGGAAGGATGGCCAAAAGGTAGTTCCGTCTTGAAAGGAACTCTCTCGAGTTGGAAATATCTTAGACTTTCCCCTTCATTCTGGACTTCCGATTTTTTGGATAAACTCAAAACAAAAGCCAAAGGAAAGACATTGTATCAATTAAAATCCATTTCAGAACTCAACGAATTCATCGAAAATAAACTAGATTGA
- a CDS encoding DUF1493 family protein — MQYDEYEKKRMFLVAKRILLCIARNRAERIERIDFNMSLNHDLGLDGDDFDDFFKDINRSIRIDWTSFNFKEYFNEEGDLTLWRGLFLFCHLPLVLLSSILNQVLKLFRIDTVLNLAYRPSYFNKNKKPFTVADLILTAYSGKWKNFLSPSLPVEAELKSWQNDFKNRFERKRRRKK; from the coding sequence ATGCAATATGATGAGTATGAAAAGAAAAGGATGTTTTTAGTCGCTAAGAGGATACTTTTATGTATTGCCCGAAATAGGGCAGAGAGAATCGAGAGGATAGATTTTAATATGTCCTTGAATCACGATCTTGGGTTAGATGGAGATGATTTTGATGACTTCTTTAAAGATATCAACCGCTCCATCCGAATAGATTGGACCTCTTTTAACTTCAAAGAATATTTTAACGAAGAAGGCGATCTTACACTTTGGCGAGGATTATTTCTTTTTTGTCATTTGCCACTTGTTCTACTGAGTTCGATACTGAACCAAGTCCTTAAATTATTTAGGATCGATACTGTTTTGAATTTGGCATATAGACCAAGTTATTTTAATAAAAACAAGAAGCCATTTACCGTAGCTGATCTGATATTAACTGCATATTCAGGTAAATGGAAGAATTTTCTTTCCCCTTCACTCCCAGTCGAAGCTGAATTGAAGAGTTGGCAAAATGATTTCAAAAACAGATTCGAAAGGAAACGCCGAAGAAAGAAGTGA